The Epilithonimonas zeae genome contains the following window.
GATCCTGACTTCTGAGCAATATTTTCTACGAACTCATTCATCAATGGTGTTCTGACAACACCAGGAGAAACAATGTTCACTCTGATTCCTTTGGATCCTAATTCATTAGCCAATGCTTTGCTGTAAGCATTCAAGGCAGCCTTAGCAGATGAATAGGACATCGTCATGTCCCAGATCGGTTGCTTTGCAGCGCCTGTGGAGATATTGATTATCGACCCTTCTTTTTGCTGAAGCATGGTGGGTAATAGCGCTTTATTGACACGAACAACGGACATAAAATTCAGTTCCCAGTCCTTGAACCAATCCTCATCTTCTAATATGCTGAAACCACCTCCGGGACCTAGATTGGCTCCGGCATTATTAACAATAATGTCTATTCTTCCATACTTTTCCAATATCTCCTTGGCAATATTTTCCGCACTATCAGCCTTGGTAAGGTCAGCGGCAATAAAATGGTGGTCATCAGATTGGTCTTTTGCTTCTGTACGCGCAGTTGTTACGACTATCGCTCCGCTTGCACCCAATTTGTCAGCAATAGATTTGCCTATTCCTTTAGTACCACCTGTGACCAGTGCTACTTTTCCTTTTAAAGAATCATACATAATAGATCATATTTTAAGATTAAGTTGCAAATCTATTTCCATTACTTTACTTTTGCAAGTAGTTACACGATTGTATACTATAGACATCGCTGTCACTTTAATTGACAATCAATTATTTATGAACAAAGAAAAAATTGAAAAACCGGAAAATAAATGTGAGCTTCAGAAAATCCTGGACATTATCGGAGGAAAATGGTCGATGTCAATTATTTATGCGCTGATCCCTGAAAAGAGACGTTTCAAAGAATTGGAAAGAATAATACCCGGAATAAGTACAAGGATGCTTGTCAAGGAACTGAAGAATATGGAAGAAAACGGCATTGTAACCCGTACAGCTTTTGCCACTGTTCCACCAACTGTTGAATATAATTTAACTGCTAAAGGAAAGAAACTGGATCCTATCATTAATGATCTTTATCAATGGGGATTGGAATATATCAATTAGCATGCTGATTAAAAATGTATTTCCCAATAAATAAATTAGAATATATCTGTATTCAACCCGATGAACCACTAACAAATATTGTGGAAAGTATCTGGATGGTAAAAAACCATTCTGATGAAGAAAAAGAAGGAATTATAGTTCCCGATGGAAAAATAGATTTATTTCTGTTAGCCGATGAAAATGGAAATTTTGAAATTTTCGTTTCCGGATTATGTTCTGCTCCCATCACTAAACCTCCATTTCCCAAATCTACAATGTTTGCAATCAGCTTTTATCCCATCGCTGCCGAATATATTTTCAAACAATCTTTTGCGGATTTAAATAACATGAAGAAAACATTTCCGACAGATTACTGGGGATTTTCAAGAGATGATCTGAACGATTTCAACCAATTTTACCATAAAACTTTTAAGATCATTTCTTCGTTATTATCTAAAGAAATAGACGACAGAAAAAAGAAATTATTTAAACTCATTCATGCTTCTAAAGGAGAAATTACTGTAAAAGAACTTGAAGAAAATGTTTTTTGGAGTAGCAGACAAATGAACCGTTATTTCCATAAATGGTTAGGCGTAACGCTTAAAACATATCTAAATATTATTCGTTTCTCCAACTCATTAAAACAACTAAAAAATGGGGATTTCTACCCTCAACTAGATTATGCTGACCAATCTCATTTTATAAGGGAAGTGAAAAAGTTTGCAGGAGTAAAACCAATTATCTTAAATAAAAACGAAAACGACCGATTTATCCAATTTAGCCTGATGCCTGACAAGTAATTTTGCTCTATAACTAAAACAAGAACAAAATGAATTTAAACCACATCAACATCGTTGTACAAAATGTAAATAAAGCTGTAAATTTATTTACAAAACATTTAGGTTTTAGTTTAATTGTCAATCGAAACAACAAAATGGCAGTTCTGGAAAACGACCATAATTTTGCATTAGTTGTTTGGGGACAGGAATTAAACCATAAGGAAAATATGCCTGAATATCCGGAGAATTTCCACATTGGATTTTATCAGAATGATGAGCAAGCAGTTTGGGATATCTATGAAAAGTTAAAAACAGAAGCTGACTTACAATTTGAAAGTGAACCTAAGAAAATCAGGAGTACGTTCGGTTTCTATTTCTTTTTTGAGAAGTTGATCATAGAAATAAGTGTTAATCCATTTAAGGATAATATTGCATAACATAGCTAGCAGCCGCCTGTAGACCACTGAATTTAAGATCACGTAAATAAGAATCACTACCTCTATTTTAGGGATAGACAGGACGACTACGTTTGTCCTTCTTATTTGGTTTTAAATTCAGTAGGTCTCATATTTGTCAGTTGCTGAAAATTATTGCTAAAAGCAGATATGTTCGAATAACCGATTTCATAGGCTATCTCGGTCATGTTAAGATCTGTATCTTTTATCAATTCCATCGCTCTGATAATACGCAGCATCTTTAAGTATTGAACAAAAGTGATATGCAATTTCGTTTGGAATAATCTGGTCAGACTTCTCACACTCATTCCTGATTGCTGAGCAATACTATCTAAACTTAGATTTTCATTTAACCGATTTCTAAAACTGTCGATTATGGCATTGAGCCTTTGATCGTCCGTTGTAGGAAGTTGAATGGAGAATTTTTTGAGGTTTTCCTTTGATAATACATTCTTAAGCGTGGATAGAAATTCAAATTCCCACGAACCTTTGTAATAATCACCTTGCCATTTCTCACTAAATAAGAGCATCTCTGCCAGAAGCTTACTCACGGGATAGATACCCAGTTCATCATAAAATCCACTCGCCTTTCCTTCTGGAAAGTAAATATTGATAATGTACAAATCCTGTGTATTAAACATCAGATTGTGCGGATAATTTTTTGGTATCCATATGTAATGGTTAGATGGGATATAGAAATCCTTTTCGTCTGTTTGCAAGTAAGCAATTCCACCATAAACCAATAATAACTGAGCCTTATCGTGCTGATGAGCAGGTAGACGCTGTTCCATCTGTTGTCGCATCACGAGGATTGAATCGGGATTGTGATCCACACTACTTATTAATTGACTAAGTATCTCCATGTGGCCAAATTTAGTAAATATTAGGCTAATTATATAAAATTTAAGCTAGCTGTGTTGAATAATTTTGCTGTATTAATAGTACCATATCATGAGACATAAAATCATAAAACCCGACAAAGATTTTGAACATGAAACACAAGTGAAAAAATCTGAACATCAATTACCTCGTCCAAATAAAGAAATTGATAAAGCCAACATTTACTGGCTGTCTTGTGCTTATTCCAGCCTCTTTATGCCAATGATAGATTTAAGTTTTGCTTTTGATGAGTTGAAAAAGATGCTAAAACAATGGTTAATAAAAAGAAAGAAACCAATCATTTATAAAAACAAAACCAATGAAACAATATAAAACAGTTTCGATTTTGAGCATACTGATGCTGTTATTTGCACCCTCTATTTATGCTCAACATACAGAAAAAGTCCAATCTTTAAGTTTGGAAGAAATATGGAAAGTTGCAGAAATGAATAATCGACAACTGAAACTATACGACCTAAATCATCAGCAAAGTACAATAGAAATATTGGAAGCCAAAGACCGTTTGTTACCGGAACTTTCGGTAGGAGCAGACCTAAAACTCAATTCTAAATTTCTGATCTATGACAATGGATTATTCTCTTCTCCACAGGATGTGGCTGTAAAAGGCTATGGGTACGGCGTAGGCTACAACTTAAATTTTAATCTTTACAATGGCGGTAAAGACAAAAGGAGCATCGTCATCAAAAAGGAAGAAGAAACACGAAAACAATATGAACTGGATCTCCAAAAGCATAGCGTAAAATATGATGTCGCAATTGCTTATTTTGATTTATACAAATTTTTACATTTCTATGATTTTCTTAATGCAGAGACTGAAGCAGAAAAAAAGCAATTGAGATTAATAGAAAGTCTGCATAAAAACGGCACCGTACTAAAGAGTGATGTACTGAGAATCTCTGTGAAATTGTCTCAACTGGAACTTAGTCTTTCCGACGTTAAGAAGAAGATTGAGATCGCTAAACAACGGCTCAATATACTGATGGGGCGTAAAAATGATGCTGAATTAACAATACAACCCGAAGATATAATTGAATTAAACGCTATCACAGACGGTGACTATAATGATTATGTAGACATCGCTTTCAACAAATCTCCAGAATACAAAATAGCCATTAGTGACATCAAATGGAGTGAACTGAACGTAAAACAAATGAAAGCTACGATATTGCCTAAAGTTTCTTTGTACTCTAATTATAATTACAACTATCCTCAAATTTCCTTTTATCCGTACTCAAACGATTTGTGGGGATTTGGTCAGACAGGAATTAAAGTCCAATATTCTATCGATAATTTGTACAAAAGCAAACATACCATTGCTCGTGCCCAAGTTGTCAGCAGTCAGGCTAAAGAAAAAGCTGAAATGAAGAAGGACGAAATCTATCTTCAGGTAAGAGAAGTTTATTTACAGCAACAGCAGGCTTTGGAGAGTGTGGAAACGGCAGAGCATAATATCATTAAAACTACCGAAACAGTTCGTGTTATCAGAAGCAGCTACCTAAATCAGGAATCACTACTGACCGACCTTTTGGAAGCAGAAAACGCTTTATTGGAAGCAAAATTCAATCTGACAACAGCGCAAACAAATGTAAAAGTAACCCATATCAGACTATTAGCAATCATAGGAATTCTTTAATACAACTATTATGAACAAAAATAAAACAGATAAAATTATTGTAAACCTAACCAAATGGTTGGGAATTGCATTATTCGTAGGGATCATTATTTGGGGAGCTACCTATTTCTTAAATGGATATCACTTTGAACAGACTAATGATGCACAGGTAGATGCTTATCTCTCACCGATAAATGCAAAAGTGGGCGGCTATATCAGCAAAATATACTACAAGGACAATCAACTTGTTAAAAAAGGTGATACACTTGTGGTAATTGAATTGGACGAGTATGGACTGAAAAAAGATGCTGCATCAGCGGAACTCATGAGTTCACACGCCAAATTACCGATTTTGACGGCGAACGAAGAAACGCAACTTAAAAGTATTGAGGTTATAAAAGCACAATTGGAAGGAGCTAAAGCGAGATTGAATCAACAGCAAAAAGAATTTGACCGTTATAAAAATCTACTGTCAGATGAATCTACCACACAACAAAAATTCGACAACATTAGTGCTTCTTTATCCATTGCACAGTCAGATTATGATCAGGCGAAAG
Protein-coding sequences here:
- a CDS encoding SDR family oxidoreductase, whose translation is MYDSLKGKVALVTGGTKGIGKSIADKLGASGAIVVTTARTEAKDQSDDHHFIAADLTKADSAENIAKEILEKYGRIDIIVNNAGANLGPGGGFSILEDEDWFKDWELNFMSVVRVNKALLPTMLQQKEGSIINISTGAAKQPIWDMTMSYSSAKAALNAYSKALANELGSKGIRVNIVSPGVVRTPLMNEFVENIAQKSGSSFEEIFQSIIDTVGVPLGRMSEPEEIANTVAFLASSEAQYITGANISVDGGAAPTV
- a CDS encoding winged helix-turn-helix transcriptional regulator; translation: MNKEKIEKPENKCELQKILDIIGGKWSMSIIYALIPEKRRFKELERIIPGISTRMLVKELKNMEENGIVTRTAFATVPPTVEYNLTAKGKKLDPIINDLYQWGLEYIN
- a CDS encoding helix-turn-helix domain-containing protein, translating into MYFPINKLEYICIQPDEPLTNIVESIWMVKNHSDEEKEGIIVPDGKIDLFLLADENGNFEIFVSGLCSAPITKPPFPKSTMFAISFYPIAAEYIFKQSFADLNNMKKTFPTDYWGFSRDDLNDFNQFYHKTFKIISSLLSKEIDDRKKKLFKLIHASKGEITVKELEENVFWSSRQMNRYFHKWLGVTLKTYLNIIRFSNSLKQLKNGDFYPQLDYADQSHFIREVKKFAGVKPIILNKNENDRFIQFSLMPDK
- a CDS encoding VOC family protein, with the protein product MNLNHINIVVQNVNKAVNLFTKHLGFSLIVNRNNKMAVLENDHNFALVVWGQELNHKENMPEYPENFHIGFYQNDEQAVWDIYEKLKTEADLQFESEPKKIRSTFGFYFFFEKLIIEISVNPFKDNIA
- a CDS encoding AraC family transcriptional regulator — its product is MEILSQLISSVDHNPDSILVMRQQMEQRLPAHQHDKAQLLLVYGGIAYLQTDEKDFYIPSNHYIWIPKNYPHNLMFNTQDLYIINIYFPEGKASGFYDELGIYPVSKLLAEMLLFSEKWQGDYYKGSWEFEFLSTLKNVLSKENLKKFSIQLPTTDDQRLNAIIDSFRNRLNENLSLDSIAQQSGMSVRSLTRLFQTKLHITFVQYLKMLRIIRAMELIKDTDLNMTEIAYEIGYSNISAFSNNFQQLTNMRPTEFKTK
- a CDS encoding TolC family protein, which translates into the protein MKQYKTVSILSILMLLFAPSIYAQHTEKVQSLSLEEIWKVAEMNNRQLKLYDLNHQQSTIEILEAKDRLLPELSVGADLKLNSKFLIYDNGLFSSPQDVAVKGYGYGVGYNLNFNLYNGGKDKRSIVIKKEEETRKQYELDLQKHSVKYDVAIAYFDLYKFLHFYDFLNAETEAEKKQLRLIESLHKNGTVLKSDVLRISVKLSQLELSLSDVKKKIEIAKQRLNILMGRKNDAELTIQPEDIIELNAITDGDYNDYVDIAFNKSPEYKIAISDIKWSELNVKQMKATILPKVSLYSNYNYNYPQISFYPYSNDLWGFGQTGIKVQYSIDNLYKSKHTIARAQVVSSQAKEKAEMKKDEIYLQVREVYLQQQQALESVETAEHNIIKTTETVRVIRSSYLNQESLLTDLLEAENALLEAKFNLTTAQTNVKVTHIRLLAIIGIL
- a CDS encoding HlyD family secretion protein, which produces MNKNKTDKIIVNLTKWLGIALFVGIIIWGATYFLNGYHFEQTNDAQVDAYLSPINAKVGGYISKIYYKDNQLVKKGDTLVVIELDEYGLKKDAASAELMSSHAKLPILTANEETQLKSIEVIKAQLEGAKARLNQQQKEFDRYKNLLSDESTTQQKFDNISASLSIAQSDYDQAKASLQVAESKLNDFRAQNNAIKAEIKIKETLVQRQELDIRYTFITAPFDGQIGKKTIQEGQLIQPGQTLAFLVNKAEEKWVIANFKETQIGKFKIGQAVSIEVDAFPNEKFNGTIESLSPTTGSRYSLLPPDNATGNFVKIIQRIPVRIKLIDMPEKLRKLSAGMNANVYVLKKK